AAACAACATAGACAATTTTAGAAGTAGGAGAAAAGACCTTGTCAAGGTGAATATGGCCAACAAGACAATGTGTTGCTTGGATTGTTTGCTTCTGAtacctgaaacaagacaaTGCCTCTGAGCCTAGTAGAATATACATCGAAATGTCTAAGTAGTTACTTGTCAATTGGTTCTGCCTTCTAACCATATAATGCAGTGTAAAGCTGAATTAGACTGATCGAAGTTCAATAATAGGCTAGTTTAAAGCATTCAAGAAACCAATAgattgcttctttttttcaggTTTTTGAATCACATGGAATGAATGCTGAAATGCATAGTTACTAATAATAGGATTTAACTTAGAGCGTAGCATTATAGTATCAAAATAATCTGAAAATCATGAATGGTACATACTGGATTGAGAACTCAGTAGCACAATCTTCTATTTTGATCCTCTTCAAGCAGGCTTGTATTGCGAGTGCTGCTCTTTCCATGCAAAACTGTTTCCCACAACAGCACTCACTGACATACAAAATTATTTTTCGGTCATTTTCATGAGTTCTGGAGCTAGCCCTGGTAAGCAGTACTTCCTGTAAAAGTAACAAACAGAAGTCAAAATTACACCCAACATATGAACTGTGAAGTCTTAGATGGAACTGATTAAATGAGCCTCGCACCTTCATTGAGTCCCATGAGGTCATGTTGTTCTGATTTGGATCTAACACTGCCTTGTACGCAGCATTTGCAACTGCAGTGGCAGCCAAGATACCAACAGGATCTCCTGGTATCACAGAACTTGATGAATTTGGCGAGTCAAACTTGACAACTGAATTTCCACACGAATATCTTATGGTTCCATCATAGCATGCTACGACATCTCGGAGTATTGCCATCAGGTTCTTGAAAAGACTGCCTGGCTCCACAAGTCCTTTAGATGCGCGTATTATCTTCTCCCTTACAGATATTGAATGGAGTAGGTCCTCATATGGGTTCAGTCCATGGTAAAATGAGCTCCTAACAAAACCATGTGCCTCCAAAGGGTGGCAATCATTAGTGCTGCTGGGACGGTTGGATAAGCAATCCTCCACTAAGCTTCTAGAGTACAGTCTTCCATTGCACTGAAGCTGACGACCCAAGAAACCAATCTGCTCCACTACTTTGTTCATGGCAGAATCACTTTGTGGATCAACCAGAAAACGAAGGTCAGAAAAAGAAGCAATGAAGTCCACAATTGGATTTCGGAACTTGTCGAGCTCAAGTGACCTGTTCTGAGTTGTCTTCAGTATTGGATTTTGGACATTGAAGTCTGTCAGGCTCATGCTGAAACCATCAGCAAATAGTGATTCCATTAGTAGGGGCTGCAGAAGATTCAGAAATTCTATGGCCTCCCTTGGATTCTTCATAGATAGAACTGATGAGATTGTGACAGTGCCAGTAACCAAGTCTCTGACTAGCCCGTTGGCTTCCTCTGGCAGTAACGTCTCTAGAATCTGACTGAAAGTCCAGTTCGGTACGTCTGGTAGTTTCTTCTGGGGAGTCATTCCTGCCGCGAACATTGCATTTCTAAGTTGGCTGGCCTCCCTTCTGGAATACTTTCCATCAGAAATTTTCTTTACAGCTAGTAAGCAATCATTCTTAAGCTGAAAATTGAACTTCCCGTTGTGGGAGCACAGAAGCTGCTTCTCCACAGCGAAGAGCTCTGTAGCTTCAGCCCTTGCTGAAAATGACCGTGTGAAGAAGATGTGGACACAGTCACCGTCGAAATCTGCTCCAAGTGGGCCACAAATGAGCGGATTGATCTTGATGGTGTGATCAGTGTGTACATGGACATACATTGCTTGGACCGAGTGCTTGTCAGTACTTGGTGGTCTGTTGATAAATACGATATCTCCATCTAGAGTTCTTCTGCTGACAGTTTCACCAACCTTCAATATGGTCTGTTTCTTATTCGCTTTCCCCACATCCAAGGAGTATGTGAGGGAATTAGCATCTTCATATGTCAGGCACAGTCCTTTATCCATCATGCCTTGCAGCCAAGCGATGTTGTGGTCTGTGACACGCTCTTGTACTGACATTCTTCTTGCTACTTCATCAGGCACTCCTACTACATTGACAGGAATGTATGGGTCACCAGTAATCACGCCACGGCATGAGAAGCTTGAGCTCTTACTGATGAAGAGTGACTTCATCTTTTGCTGCCATTGTTTTGCTGCAGGCTGACTGGTAAAGGTGCCAGCTTGAGGACCCTTCAAAAGATACATGATGGCGCCACATTGTGAACATATGATTTTGACCAAGTAGGTTGTATATGCTTCATTGGCAGATTAACTAGATACCTTTGTTGTCCCTGTAAGCTTGATGTAGTCAGCAATAGCTACCTGAAGATCTTCTGCATCCACCTCGTGTGCTTGAAAGGTTGGAGAGCCAACCCTTGAGCTGTTGATATCATGTACCTTGCGTAGGACTTTCCTTAACAAGTTTGTTGAGGTATCCTAAAATAGGAAGGAGAAATCAGTAGTAGTTATGCACCGAAAAGGGTGTGGCGAAGGAACTTGTGATGCGACCAGGAAGTACTTTCTGACGAGGTACTTACATAAGAGCAGATGATTTTCATCATCTAGACCATTGAATGAACGGAGGCAGTTTGGTAGAACAGAGAGATAGCTCATCACAAATCCATCCTGAGGAATATACCCCCTAACAGCAAGCtgccttcttgttcttccagaGATCTTTATCAGTATGTTCTGAACCTAAGgaacagaagaagaacatGTGAGTATCTTTAATCCCTGTTCTTGAAGTATTTCTTAGTTTATATCCTTGTAACCATTTCTAATGCAAAAGTACAGCAAGaaatttcttaaattttgtactccgtatCCTCCCCTCTTGCATGGTGGCTTTTGCAACAGGAATAAGGATTTGTGTAGTAAGAGTACCTCTTTTGGAAGTAGGCAGCGGCTGTGAGAGCTTCCCTTTGTGCGAAAGCCAAATTGATCAAGGAAGCTCCAAAATCCCTCTTCCAGTTCTTTCTTGCATGGCGCTCTCAGTTCCAAGCTAAGGGCTCCATTGGGTTTCTTGACTTCTGCAACACGAAGTGGTGGGAGATCCTGAAAGAAGAGGAATGCAAAAATCATCACAGGACCTCCAGAATGTTTTTATATTAATGCTAGCTGCATATGAAAACACATCATTATTATTTAGCTACACCAGCCATTCAGAGGCACAACCCTGAAGGAGACATCAACGACCGATCAAGTTCATGTCACTTAATTTACCTGACAGTGTGAACATGAGGTGAAGTCTCTCTCCTTTCCGGTGCTCTTCTGTTTGAGTTTCAGAGCAGAGGAATTCCGGGTTAATAGTTTCTGAAGTActattattttttttcagaagaaaCTGATCAGAGTGCTGCTTGTGCAGGATTCAGTTTCCGGCGGTACCTTGCAGGTCTTGAACTGGAGGCAGCTGAAGCACATGTTGAGCATCTTCCTGAGCTCGGTGACATGGCTCGGGTGGTAGATGGGTGTGGGCAGCTCGATGAACCCAAAATGACCTTGGTCCCagccataaaaaaaaatgatcgtCAGGAAAGAAGATACAACGCATAAGGGAAGGGGCACTATCTCTGATTGATAAATATCCATGCAAAGCTTGCAGTCCAACATCACAGCCAAGTAAGTCCTTTCAGCATTTCTGAAAGCTTAGGCGCAGTGTAGTTTAGTCAGTTCCAGAGTTAAACCTCGGGAAATTTCAGTTCGTTCAATACGGTTCCGAAACTTTGCCTGGACTGGAACACACTAGAACTAGCTGACCAAGGAATTCGGCTCTAATTACGCATTCATGTTCGCTTCATATGGTTTCAGATTTGTTAAGTACTAGCAGCGTTGTGTTCATCAAAAGCCAATGAAAGATCTTCATTTGTAGGTACCTTCGCATTCCTCGATGTTGGTCGCGCCGCAGGAGTCACACCCGCCGAACTGCAACGGAAGGCCTAGCGAGGCGTTCCCCAGCAGCTGGCTCGGGTGCATGAGCTTCCCGACCGGCAGCGGCTTCTCCTCCTTGCCTGAGCCCAAGTCCTTCTTCCATGGCAACTTGTCATTCAATGGCTGCGCCTTCACCTGCATTGCATCCCGCCGAGAAtcatcaagagaagattgatcgattgacatggaggagaagaaggttaTGATTAATTGATCAAGTAATTACGATCTCGTCGTTGGAGGCGACGCCGAGCTTGATCCCCGTGATGCGTCCTTCCGGGATGAAATGGTGAGCTGGGTTAGAACACccgtcctccttctcctcctccatttGGGACGCCACCAGAGACCAGACTAGCTGCTATCGATTGCAATAGGTAGGTTATCAAGGTAGCTGCAGTTGATTTGGCATGGAGACTAAGTGTGTGAGCTTTGATTCCTGAGacggtgaagaagaagaagaagaagaagaagagggttCAAGTTGAGTGGGAGAAGGTGAAGAGTTGAGTGGGAGAGgagagcttttttttttcttttgacagcAGTGAAATGTGATATGTGAAGCGACAGATGTTTGCAGTGGTGTATACCGATCCTTTGTTGATGCTTCAATTTACTGAACACTTGTTAAAACAAACAGTGTGTGGTACTCACACACGTTTCATTGATACATGCAGCATACACGTCGctagtttgttttttttgagagagagatcaCCATTGTCCCCTCTAATCTCTGATCACCCTTTCGGACCAGAGCCTAAATCTGGCGCCTTAGACCACTCGGCCAAACTGTCTTTGTTGAGCTACTAATTGTAAACACACAATTAGAACATAAACTCAGGCCTAGTCAAGAAGAATAAAATATCTGCCGTAAAAGACCCAGTAGATTGGCATTTCTAACACTATGATGCTATAAAATTGTAACCCCAAATTCAGTCGTGAATAGTAGCCGAAAACACTACTCGCAActgaattttgaatttggCACAACGACTTCACCACCAAAGTGCAAATGCAAATATGAATCCAGAAAATATATAGAAGTGACGACCAACCTAATAAAAACGGTGTCAATCAGTGCACCAGGTCATGTTTTACAACGGCAGTTCGCCATGGATAACACACAGAAAAACTTGACATGAAGAAGTGGAAGTAAAATAATGGCATTGCCACTTGACTGCAGGATCTTAACTACATTTATACTCCATATAGTAGTCATGCACTTGAAACATGCTTCTTTGTACACAGTTCCATGTTAGCTCCCACCAAGGGAATTCTTTTCAGGTGTCAAGAGAGAAGGCGAAGCGACACCGGCactgctcttcttcttgggtACTCCTTGGCTGTCTTGCACCTTTCACCAATCTTCGTCCAGGGTAGCCCTGTGGAAGCACATCACCGTGCACACAAGAATGAAGAAGGACGTGAACTCGATGAACATGGCCCCGGTCTCGATCAGGCCAGCATGCCTCAGGATTGCTGGGATAGCGAGGCTGCCCATGGCAGACGCTCCGGTCAGAAACTTTGCAGCATTGATCCACCTGAAAAAAGAGATGCCCTGCCTGATTATAACTATTATGTGTATCTATTAATTCTGTATGCCACTCCAATATGTATGTTACATTTTACTACATGGAAGGAAAGGACGGCATCAAACTTATAACTTACGCTCCACCCTCTCCAGTAGTCAAGAACCGTGTGGATCCATCACCAAAGAATAGGCATGGCATTGGAACGAGGATATACATGAGTGCTGCAGCAGAAGTATAAGAACATCAGCAGAAGGCGACAGAGACTTGCTCACACTGATTGAGGATATTAAACTAACATACCTGCTAACATAGGCCACCAATTGTTGTACAAAGCACATGCCTACACCATGAAAATAACTAATAAGAATCAGAGAAACCAGAAGTAACAATTCAGTCAAATAACAAAAGCAAAACAATCTTATGCAATCTTTGTGTGCATTGAgtatgaaatgtttttttctATCATGTGTGGCACCAAATTGAATATGATGCTTCTACAGTAACCCTGACCAGCAAGTATGAAGCGCTATAACATTACCGCACCTGTTATATATACATTACATGCCTCTTTTGGCACAATTACACAATGGACTAACAGGCATGAATGAATTGTAGAAACAGAATGTGAAACCAAACTATCAGATTCTCAGACCTCAAAGTGACCGAAACAGATAGTGAGGCACTAGATACCACTGTATAGGCTTTCAGAAACCTAATCCAGTTCTTAGAAGAGGTTAAGAAGAGCTTTAAACAAGTGAGCATAAATTACCAAGATTTGCAAGAGAATGCTCGTGGAGAACATACACGCAAGTCCAGCGAGCCTATAACAGAGAAATTAATTAGATGGGACATTGTCAAATGTAAAACAATAGTTAGAGAACATTTGAATAATGAACTTACACTGTCGAAACACACAACAAGATTAAGTTGACAGCATCATCCAGCACAAAGGACGAAAGCAAAGGGACATAAAAGTTAGTCAATCACTTGAAACAATTGGCAGAAGAACAAAGATAGATATTACAAAATACTCAGAGCACAAGTGTATCAGCAGAAGGCTAACTGTTCAGTACAGAACAttaatttacaaaaaaaacgGATAAACTGAACTGTATTTCATATTTAGTGGAACCCGTTTCTTGCTATTTTAGACAAACAATTATAAGGGCTTATAGTTCCTCATTACACATGAGGTAGAcatcaaacaaaatatatgaGTTGTCTCAGGATTTCAAGTGCTAGGAATCGTCTATCCATAATTAGTGgagttctttgttttttttcgcTAAGCAAACTCGTGTATCCTCCGTATGTATGGCTGCAACAGAAATTTCAAAGAAAGGACATCTATCCCTCAAACTTATTCATACGCATACATCTCAAACTGATTTATAAGCTGCGCATTACATATTTGCGCAGTAAACTCTAGCCTAAACTAATTGCACATACGACAATTTCGTATCCTAGAACTCCAAACAAAATTGCTCTAGCCCGCTCTTCACATCCAGCCTACTTACATGCTCAAGGGCAGCATCAACGCGATCCTAGGTGTAGCTAAGCTTAGTCTTGTGTCTAGTGTCTAGACAATAAGTAATCCACAAGTGGCAGGCAAAATTTCCAGCTCTACCATCCTTGCAATGTTCATGATTtgtcaactactccctccgatccataataagtgtctcaggttTAGTACATACAActtcggagggagtacttctctTTCACTGCTTGTAGCTTGATTTAATAATTGTGGGGTATTGGAAATTTTTCATGCAGATAACAACATTTCTGCAATCTGCAAGCTTGATCGCCATCATCAGTTGAATACTCTTGGTATGCATTTTAATATAGCACTCATTTTTGTGCAAATAGAATGGACTGCTGGACTGGATCCCTTTACTCTCGTGAAGCACACTGCATAATTTCAGTTTTACCCGCGCTGATAATatgaagaaacaaaaggtTCACTGGCTGTTGTAGTGAAGAGTAATTTTGAGAAACTAGAAGTACCAACCTCATCAATCTATAAATAACTCTATGCAGTTTTCATATTGGAACTAAAAGAAATTTACCGTGGTAAATATTAGCTAATTTCTGTATAAGATATTCACATTGCTTTATCTCTCCCTGAACTAGTTAATTACTTAATTGTGAATGTTTGCTCTGCCACACTTCTCTCTAAGAATCCAGTTGGTACTATTGGTGATTCTTTGGTCAATGCGAAATCTTTGAAAAAGGTGTTTGTTCTGTCTTTGTTCTACATAAAGTATAACATAAATTCTGGTGGTTTAATTGTGTAGCATTTCTAACGGTTATTTTACCATGCCCTTCAGCTATCCATGTCTCACTGTCAAATAGAAGATATTGGATCTTCTCTTGTTGCATGTGTGGAATTGAAGGAACTTAGGCTTGCTCACAACAAGATCAGTGTACGGACACATggagaaattttattttgttgtcctTCTTGCACACTGTTTGCTATCGGTACATGTTAACTTGTCCTTATTTGAACTATGATTTGCAGAAGATTCCATCTGACTTGGCCAAAAATGTCAAAATCTTGAACCTTGATTTGGGAAATAACTTAATTGAGAGGGTATCAGATTTGAAGGTTTGTATCTGATTTAGTTTTCCTACACATTTTTAACAACGTGATTTCCTTAGACTGTTTCAatgatttgttttgttgtagGTCCTTGCAGAACTACGCTTCTTGAGGAACCTAAATTTGCAGGGAAATCCTATTGCTGAGAAAGACAGCCTAGTCAAAAAGGTGATTTACCTGGATTTTCTTGAGCAACTCTGAATGTAATTCTTGAGCAACTCTGaatgttttcttctcttaGGTTATGAAAACTGTACCTACTTTGCGCATATTCAACGGAAAGCCCATAGAAGCCAGCTCCCAGAATGAGAACTCTAGGAAAGACAGTATGCGGGACAAGGATGGGGATATGCCTGATCATGATACCATTGAGCCTAATACAAAAAAGAAGGATAAAACAAAACAGTCAAAACAAGTGAAGGGCTCTGAAGAACCTACAGCCCAAAATACTCGCCCAGATGTCACCATGGCTTCCCCAATCAAATCTGGACAATTAGATggtaagaaaaagaaaaaaagataaggTAGTCATGGACATGGAGCAGGGCAAGAGCAGCAAACTGAAAAGCAAGGATCATACACCCTCTCTCGATGATGCTGACAGAAAGGCCAAGAGGAAGAAATCTTCCGTCAAAGAAGATAAAGACATGGATGGAATCGATGACACTGAAGTTTCATTTGCAGAATTGATGTTTTCGAGAGAGGGTGGCGGTGCAGACCCAGAGTTGAAGGACAAAATCCAGGGAACTGCTCAGGATAGGAAATTTGTCGGAGGCCTGGTAATCGATCACaccaagaagaggaagaagtccAAAGGCACAGTTCTTGACGCTTCGGATCTCAAGCTGTTATGCTCTTGCCTGAGGTCGGTGCGGGTGGACTGTCAGGAATGGATTAGCAGTGCGTAGTGACTGGTGAGCTTGATAACTGGTGATGCCTGGTTGCTAGAATTATGTTGTAGGCTCTTGTTTCTTTCAACAGTTTTTGGCACCTGAGATCATCAGACGTGCTGCTAAGCTAGGGATGCAAATTTCGAGACTTTTTAACGTCGCTTTTTTAGCACGATTCTTTTTAGCGTCGTGAACAACAAAAGTACGCCTTCCCGCAAAAAGATAAAACAAACCAAAAGTACGGCCATGTATAGAGCCCACAACACTCCTTACATTCGCATCATGTTAATGGGCCGCCATtccggcccaggcccagctcAATTACTACTGGTACGCTCCCGAGCGAGCGGTTCTCAAAAAATATCTCTCGCAAACTCGGCCTCAATCCtctcttccttcttccttcccgGGCGGCCACCatgggcggccggcggcgccaccggcgTGTCTCCGTCCTacctccgcctcccctcctccctccacgCCACCCCGTGCCCTCtcccttcgtcttcctcgcgcACGAGGCTCCCAcgccgcgcgcctcacccgctcctccgctccctctccaccaCGACGCCCTCgctcgcctgcgccgccgccgcccccgactcctcctcctcctcctccaattaCCGGTACCCGACTCCTCCAGTTAACTTATATTCTAATTCCGCCCTGCTGAGTGAAGTGGATGGCGGTTGGGACGAGGTGTTCGACGGAATGCTTATGCTGCTGCTCAGTACCCGTGTTCTGTTCCCCTCGGAGGCTAGATAGTAGATAGATACTCTGTAGCTGTGGCGCACGCAGAGCATAGATAGAGCTAGAGGTTGGACCGGCTTAACAAATAACAAGGGCAAGGAGCGTGACCAAGAGCGGTGTTTAGCTCTGGCTCACCGGCTTAACAAATAACAAGGGCAAGGAGCGCGTTCAAGAGCGGTGTTTTACTGTTTTTTACATCATGTGGGTCTTTTAGTCCTTAATGGCATCAGCCCGCCAAACCTAGGTTGTCTCTAGCCTTTACATGCACTCTGTTGGAATCAGCTGCTCGCCTACTGATTTTGTCGTATCCGCCTGATGTCCGACGCTTGAAGTAACTGTTTAGTTATTTCCCATTAATGCATACTGCATCTTATTTGTCAGAAGTCATGCATCACTGATGCCACCGTTCAGCGGCCTTATGCTCGACGATGGTTCAAGGTCTAAAAAGCCGTATAAGTGGCAGAGGGTTTTGCTCAAAGTAAGCGGGGAggctcttgctggagatcaCACGGAAAACATTGACCCAAAGGTGGGGCTGGTTTTGATGGAGCGCCTTGCCGTCTTTGAATTTAAACCATTGATGTGTGTGCATCATGTGATTAATGTAGTTTGTGTCTTCTGTTGCAGATTACAATGGCTATTGCGAGAGAGGTTGCTTCTGTCACCAAACTAGGTGTAGAGGTGCGTCATTCGTattgcctttttttcttttattggcCACTTATTATTAGATTTACCTTTGTGAACACTGAAACTAATTCATTCCAAAAATACTGAAACCAAATGAAGTGAATGCGAATAGTTATGTT
The Brachypodium distachyon strain Bd21 chromosome 2, Brachypodium_distachyon_v3.0, whole genome shotgun sequence genome window above contains:
- the LOC100828070 gene encoding vacuolar protein sorting-associated protein 55 homolog, translated to MFSTSILLQILACALYNNWWPMLAALMYILVPMPCLFFGDGSTRFLTTGEGGAWINAAKFLTGASAMGSLAIPAILRHAGLIETGAMFIEFTSFFILVCTVMCFHRATLDEDW
- the LOC100833791 gene encoding DNA-directed RNA polymerase V subunit 1, with protein sequence MYLLKGPQAGTFTSQPAAKQWQQKMKSLFISKSSSFSCRGVITGDPYIPVNVVGVPDEVARRMSVQERVTDHNIAWLQGMMDKGLCLTYEDANSLTYSLDVGKANKKQTILKVGETVSRRTLDGDIVFINRPPSTDKHSVQAMYVHVHTDHTIKINPLICGPLGADFDGDCVHIFFTRSFSARAEATELFAVEKQLLCSHNGKFNFQLKNDCLLAVKKISDGKYSRREASQLRNAMFAAGMTPQKKLPDVPNWTFSQILETLLPEEANGLVRDLVTGTVTISSVLSMKNPREAIEFLNLLQPLLMESLFADGFSMSLTDFNVQNPILKTTQNRSLELDKFRNPIVDFIASFSDLRFLVDPQSDSAMNKVVEQIGFLGRQLQCNGRLYSRSLVEDCLSNRPSSTNDCHPLEAHGFVRSSFYHGLNPYEDLLHSISVREKIIRASKGLVEPGSLFKNLMAILRDVVACYDGTIRYSCGNSVVKFDSPNSSSSVIPGDPVGILAATAVANAAYKAVLDPNQNNMTSWDSMKEKPDAEQKGELALEIIVEKASIGENGDAWGTAMDACIPVMDLIDTSRSVPYSIQQVRQHLSKAVGMITKSVFEEHLTTVASSMTCTGNLHGFNIYGYKATFKSLKVQAPFMKATLSRPIQCFEEGAGKFYSDQLDTVVSTCSWGKRAPIGTGSAFEIQLNDGKLSAGNGNLGGYNLYEFLAAVETTGVTEDLAIVPHDSCLYDVDNLQQDELEEDEMLCMGGNTPISWTDKPKADFLLHDLQGRRTGREQNTRQTNNNWSSVGNWQTYQRRQPKSSWSSDSTQQDGNQNWNNTGANFTGPQSFAITEASSDGGWNRKTGNLGRGGGRGAVWNSEGPRHGGSNSRWKAQRANTTDAPNFAFSGPSNSGGWNTNPGNLGPGCGRGAAWKSNGSRRGGSNSKKGKGQKNSSAGQGVRANFTLVEQQIHAQIDPIMKEVQRVIRESRYSF
- the LOC104581294 gene encoding LOW QUALITY PROTEIN: dynein assembly factor 1, axonemal homolog (The sequence of the model RefSeq protein was modified relative to this genomic sequence to represent the inferred CDS: inserted 1 base in 1 codon; deleted 1 base in 1 codon) is translated as MLKGSINAILDNNISAICKLDRHHQLNTLVNYLIVNVCSATLLSKNPVGTIGDSLVNAKSLKKLSMSHCQIEDIGSSLVACVELKELRLAHNKISKIPSDLAKNVKILNLDLGNNLIERVSDLKVLAELRFLRNLNLQGNPIAEKDSLVKKVMKTVPTLRIFNGKPIEASSQNENSRKDSMRDKDGDMPDHDTIEPNTKKKDKTKQSKQVKGSEEPTAQNTRPDVTMASPIKSGQLDGKKKKKDKVVMDMEQGKSSKLKSKDHTPSLDDADRKAKRKKSSVKEDKDMDGIDDTEVSFAELMFSREGGGADPELKDKIQGTAQDRKFVGGLVIDHTKKRKKSKGTVLDASDLKLLCSXPEVGAGGLSGMD